A genomic region of Thiohalophilus sp. contains the following coding sequences:
- the sufD gene encoding Fe-S cluster assembly protein SufD, with the protein MSAANEQSRQWFENLVKSGQVTLPTDKLNWLDAARQQAQQAINTLPVPYRKQEEWRYTSIDGLLKQEFKPVNEPFTALHAVDLEDWLLPEMDAYRLVFANGRCVPQLSNTEELPDGVRIGSLRAALTTDPDLLATWFGQTANHQQHMFTALNTALINDGVFVHVAPGVKVDKPIEVLYLSLALDDAVIAHPRNLVVMEDGSQATLVERFVSTGDSVYFNNVLNEIILNESASLTHHRVQEESPQAYHLSSLFLSQQKQSEYRGTALALGGAWSRTDYKARFQDEEAVCTLNGLYLAGEKQLTDFHLDIDHAKPHCASEENFRGILYGKGRAVFDGKILVAKDAQKSDAHLHNANLMLTRSAEVDTKPQLEIYADDVKCSHGTTVGQLDPEQVYYMRSRGIETPMAKKMLCLGFAEEIIDTIEIEPLRQHVHERLHFTLDQVVTEQLQTEEVAP; encoded by the coding sequence ATGAGTGCAGCCAACGAACAATCCCGTCAATGGTTTGAAAACCTGGTCAAATCCGGCCAGGTGACACTGCCGACTGACAAGTTGAACTGGCTGGATGCTGCCCGGCAGCAGGCCCAGCAGGCCATCAATACCCTGCCGGTACCCTACCGCAAGCAGGAAGAGTGGCGCTATACCAGTATCGATGGACTGCTCAAGCAGGAATTCAAGCCGGTCAATGAACCGTTCACCGCGTTGCACGCCGTCGATCTGGAAGACTGGTTACTGCCGGAGATGGATGCCTATCGGCTGGTGTTCGCCAACGGTCGCTGTGTACCGCAATTGTCGAACACCGAAGAGCTACCCGATGGAGTGCGTATCGGCAGCCTGCGTGCGGCGCTGACGACCGATCCGGATCTGCTGGCCACCTGGTTCGGGCAGACGGCCAATCATCAGCAGCATATGTTTACCGCGCTGAATACCGCGTTGATTAACGACGGGGTCTTCGTGCATGTGGCACCCGGCGTCAAGGTCGACAAGCCTATCGAGGTGCTTTACCTGAGTCTGGCCCTGGACGACGCCGTTATCGCTCATCCGCGTAACCTGGTGGTTATGGAGGACGGCAGTCAGGCGACCCTGGTCGAGCGTTTCGTCAGCACCGGGGATTCGGTCTATTTCAATAACGTGCTTAACGAGATCATTCTCAACGAGTCCGCCTCCCTGACGCATCATCGGGTTCAGGAGGAAAGTCCGCAGGCCTATCATCTGAGCAGCCTGTTTCTCTCACAACAGAAACAGAGCGAGTACCGGGGCACGGCACTGGCACTGGGTGGGGCCTGGTCGCGGACCGACTACAAGGCCCGTTTCCAGGATGAAGAGGCGGTCTGTACCCTCAATGGTCTCTACCTGGCCGGGGAGAAACAGCTGACCGATTTTCATCTGGATATCGATCATGCCAAACCCCACTGCGCCAGCGAGGAGAACTTCCGTGGCATTTTGTACGGCAAGGGCCGCGCCGTGTTCGATGGCAAGATTCTGGTGGCCAAAGACGCACAGAAAAGCGATGCGCACCTGCACAACGCCAATCTGATGCTGACCCGCAGTGCCGAGGTCGACACCAAGCCGCAACTGGAAATCTACGCCGATGACGTCAAGTGCAGCCATGGCACGACTGTGGGCCAGCTGGACCCGGAACAGGTGTATTACATGCGTTCACGGGGCATTGAGACGCCCATGGCGAAGAAGATGCTGTGTCTCGGGTTCGCTGAGGAGATTATCGATACCATTGAAATCGAGCCGCTGCGCCAGCACGTCCATGAGAGACTTCACTTTACGCTGGACCAGGTCGTAACCGAACAGTTGCAAACCGAAGAGGTGGCACCATGA
- a CDS encoding SufE family protein has protein sequence MTSLDDIVDTFELLGDWDQRYQYLTELGEKLPPLPEEARIEDNKVKGCMSQVWVHAYPNPDDPRLVRFHGDCDTSIIKGVLALLIQLVEDRTVDEIQELDVDEFFEKLRLDEHLSPNRHVGVYAIVDLMKQQARQLKASEQVTA, from the coding sequence ATGACGTCACTTGACGATATCGTCGATACCTTTGAATTACTGGGTGACTGGGATCAACGCTATCAATACCTGACCGAGCTGGGCGAGAAATTGCCCCCCCTGCCGGAAGAAGCCCGCATCGAGGACAACAAGGTCAAAGGCTGTATGAGCCAGGTCTGGGTGCACGCCTACCCCAACCCCGATGACCCCCGGCTGGTCCGCTTTCACGGTGACTGTGATACCAGTATTATCAAGGGCGTACTGGCGCTGTTGATTCAGCTGGTCGAGGATCGTACGGTGGACGAGATTCAGGAACTCGATGTTGACGAATTTTTCGAAAAACTGCGGCTGGACGAACATCTCTCGCCCAATCGCCATGTCGGTGTCTACGCCATTGTCGATCTGATGAAACAGCAGGCCCGACAGCTCAAGGCCAGTGAACAGGTTACCGCCTGA
- a CDS encoding iron-sulfur cluster assembly accessory protein: protein MAIQLTESAAKHVESMLGKRGNGIGLRLGTRKSGCTGFAYVVDYADEVTDDDVVFESHGVKVVVDRKSLANIDGTEVDYMKTNAINEGFEFRNPNIKDMCGCGESFSV, encoded by the coding sequence ATGGCTATCCAACTAACCGAAAGCGCCGCCAAACACGTTGAGTCCATGCTGGGCAAACGCGGCAACGGTATCGGCCTGCGTCTGGGTACGCGTAAATCCGGTTGCACCGGCTTTGCCTATGTGGTCGACTATGCCGATGAAGTGACCGATGACGACGTGGTTTTCGAAAGCCATGGCGTGAAAGTCGTGGTAGACAGGAAAAGCCTGGCCAACATCGATGGAACCGAGGTCGACTACATGAAGACCAATGCCATCAATGAAGGTTTTGAATTTCGTAACCCTAACATCAAGGATATGTGTGGTTGCGGCGAATCCTTCAGCGTCTGA
- the glgP gene encoding alpha-glucan family phosphorylase has product MSETIFQLEVRPNIPEKLKGLEALANDLLYSWDRDVRGLFYRLDDELWENCNHNPKVFLRRIAQEKLDDAENDHLLMEEYSRVMSSFRTYHEKEISSNITEFLDPDQDLVAYFCAEFGLHESFPIYSGGLGILAGDHCKAASDLGVPFVGVGLLYRQGYFTQYIDGNGNQLSQYTPTDFDELVVQPVCDNDGQPFYVQVEIEERPVKLKVWEARAGHIRLFLLDSDLEENTTEDRSITFQLYGGDSTTRIQQEIVLGIGGVRALRAMGITPTVWHINEGHAAFQIPERCREYVEQGMDFNSALELVAAGTVFTTHTPVAAGHDMFQPEQMTRYFKHYIKSLNIDPAAFYALGESPNNHGSFNMTALALRGSRYHNGVSRIHGSEASAMEGYVWPQIPHVENPISYVTNGVHVQTFLAREWVNLFDMRFREWRSELNKPEYWECIDSIPDHRYWSLRQELKAQMLEDVYKRTRRRFQRAGFSEAQLKRLSSYTSEPEQNVLVLGFARRFATYKRATLLFSDLPRLARLLNNPKRPVMLVFAGKAHPRDIPGQDLIRRIHEYSLRPEFIGKIIMLEGYDMAMARKLVTGVDVWLNTPEYPLEASGTSGQKAAINGVINLSVLDGWWGEGFDGENGWAIHPHARHDDAGLRDQEEAADLLDILENEVIPLYYEYGSQGYSSGWVKLSKASMKSCLPRFNSQRMVIDYVKHFYAPARAHYQRLAASDCAPAKSLAEWKSKIRANWKHVTIRRVDSIRQQIKNGESLPVVINANLNGLSAEDVIVECVVGCRDDNGKFTPHEQYRFSHAGMEGEEHIFELNLEPENPGLNHYKLRMYPWHELLGHPFEMGSMIWI; this is encoded by the coding sequence ATGAGCGAAACAATATTCCAGCTGGAAGTGCGACCCAATATCCCTGAGAAGTTAAAGGGGCTGGAGGCACTGGCCAATGATCTGCTCTACAGCTGGGACCGCGATGTGCGCGGTTTGTTTTACCGGCTGGATGATGAGCTGTGGGAAAACTGCAACCACAATCCCAAGGTGTTTTTGCGCCGCATCGCCCAGGAAAAACTGGATGACGCGGAAAATGATCACCTGTTGATGGAAGAATATTCACGGGTCATGTCATCTTTTCGGACCTATCATGAAAAGGAAATCAGCTCGAATATTACCGAGTTTCTCGATCCCGATCAGGATCTGGTGGCCTATTTCTGCGCCGAGTTCGGCCTGCACGAAAGTTTTCCGATTTATTCGGGCGGCCTGGGCATTCTTGCCGGCGATCACTGTAAGGCGGCCAGTGACCTGGGTGTGCCCTTCGTCGGTGTCGGTTTGCTGTATCGGCAAGGTTACTTTACTCAGTATATCGACGGTAACGGTAACCAGTTATCCCAATACACGCCTACCGACTTTGATGAGCTCGTCGTTCAGCCGGTCTGCGATAATGACGGCCAGCCGTTTTATGTTCAGGTCGAAATCGAGGAGCGGCCGGTCAAGCTCAAGGTCTGGGAAGCGCGCGCCGGGCACATTCGCCTGTTCTTGCTGGACAGTGACCTGGAAGAGAATACCACTGAAGACCGCAGTATCACTTTTCAACTGTATGGCGGTGACAGTACAACCCGCATTCAGCAGGAAATCGTACTGGGGATTGGCGGAGTACGGGCCTTGCGGGCAATGGGTATTACGCCCACAGTCTGGCACATCAATGAAGGCCATGCTGCGTTTCAGATACCGGAGCGTTGTCGTGAATATGTGGAACAGGGCATGGATTTCAACAGCGCCCTGGAGCTGGTAGCCGCCGGTACGGTCTTTACCACCCATACACCGGTAGCGGCAGGGCATGACATGTTCCAGCCGGAACAGATGACCCGCTATTTCAAACATTATATCAAATCATTGAATATTGACCCGGCAGCATTTTATGCCCTGGGCGAGTCACCCAACAATCACGGCAGCTTCAACATGACCGCGCTGGCGTTGCGCGGCTCGCGTTATCACAATGGGGTAAGCCGGATTCATGGCTCGGAAGCCTCGGCCATGGAAGGCTATGTCTGGCCCCAGATCCCGCACGTCGAAAATCCGATTTCCTATGTTACCAACGGGGTGCATGTCCAGACTTTCCTGGCGCGTGAATGGGTCAACCTGTTCGATATGCGCTTTCGTGAATGGCGCAGTGAGTTGAATAAACCCGAGTACTGGGAATGTATCGACTCGATACCGGATCACCGCTACTGGAGCCTGCGCCAGGAACTCAAGGCGCAAATGCTCGAAGATGTCTATAAACGGACCCGTCGTCGCTTTCAGCGTGCCGGGTTCAGTGAGGCCCAGCTCAAACGGCTGAGCAGCTATACCAGCGAACCGGAGCAGAATGTCCTGGTGCTGGGCTTCGCCCGTCGTTTTGCCACCTACAAGCGGGCGACCTTGTTATTCTCCGATCTGCCACGCCTGGCCCGCTTGCTCAATAATCCCAAGCGGCCGGTGATGCTGGTATTTGCCGGCAAGGCCCATCCGCGCGATATTCCCGGCCAGGATCTGATTCGCAGGATTCATGAGTATTCCCTGCGTCCGGAGTTTATCGGCAAGATCATCATGCTCGAGGGCTATGATATGGCTATGGCGCGCAAGCTGGTCACCGGTGTGGATGTCTGGCTGAATACCCCCGAATATCCGCTGGAAGCCAGCGGAACTTCCGGACAGAAAGCCGCCATCAATGGCGTCATTAACCTGAGTGTGCTCGACGGCTGGTGGGGCGAAGGTTTTGACGGGGAAAACGGCTGGGCGATTCATCCCCACGCCCGGCATGATGACGCCGGTCTGCGTGATCAGGAAGAAGCGGCCGATCTGCTGGACATTCTGGAGAACGAGGTCATTCCGCTTTATTATGAGTATGGCAGCCAGGGCTATTCTTCGGGCTGGGTCAAACTGTCCAAAGCCTCCATGAAAAGTTGCCTGCCACGCTTCAATTCGCAACGGATGGTGATCGACTATGTTAAACATTTCTATGCCCCGGCTCGCGCGCATTATCAGCGCCTGGCTGCGAGCGATTGCGCTCCGGCGAAATCTCTGGCCGAATGGAAAAGCAAAATCCGGGCTAACTGGAAACACGTCACTATCCGGCGCGTCGATTCGATTCGTCAGCAGATAAAAAACGGAGAATCACTGCCGGTTGTGATTAATGCCAATCTCAATGGTCTGTCGGCGGAAGATGTGATCGTCGAATGTGTGGTGGGCTGTCGGGATGACAATGGCAAATTCACCCCGCATGAACAATACAGGTTCTCCCATGCCGGAATGGAAGGTGAAGAGCATATCTTTGAATTGAACCTCGAGCCGGAAAACCCGGGATTGAATCACTACAAACTACGAATGTATCCCTGGCACGAACTGCTCGGACATCCGTTCGAAATGGGGTCAATGATCTGGATTTAA
- a CDS encoding alpha-D-glucose phosphate-specific phosphoglucomutase, translating to MPVRTISTQPYADQKPGTSGLRKRVAHFQQPHYLENFVQAIFDSLEPARRSTLLLGGDGRYFNAEAIQTILRLAVGNGFRRILVGQHGYLSTPAASLLIRRYQLDGGIILSASHNPGGPEGDFGVKFNTHSGGPAPEKVTARIHQLASNLTQYRIAEMEPVPLQVCQSWQVDDSRIEVIDSVQDYADLMQQLFDFELIRQRFADGQLRIAYDAMHAITGPYAREIFVNRLGAAPECLLNAEPKPDFGEAHPDPNLAHARALQAIMNQSSGAPDLGAASDGDGDRNMILGQRFFVTPSDSLAILAANAQQVPGYREGIVGVARSMPTSRAVDRVAAQLGVACYETPTGWKFFGNLLDDGRITFCGEESFGTGSAHIREKDGLWAVLFWLNLLAARDESVAEIVMAHWQQYGRDYYTRHDYENLDSRIAEQLVADLRAQLSSLPGRNIDGFVITAADDFCYKDPVDGSLSEHQGLRIIFGEQARIVVRLSGTGTEGATLRLYVEQYEPPGGELIEPTERYLQPLLVVSESLLPICHQTGRVGPNVIT from the coding sequence ATGCCAGTCAGGACAATCAGCACACAGCCCTATGCGGATCAAAAACCCGGCACATCGGGTCTGCGCAAGCGGGTCGCGCATTTTCAGCAGCCGCATTACCTGGAGAATTTCGTCCAGGCCATTTTTGACAGCCTGGAACCGGCGCGGCGCAGCACGCTGTTGCTGGGCGGCGACGGGCGATATTTCAATGCCGAGGCGATTCAGACGATTTTGCGCCTGGCGGTGGGAAACGGTTTTCGCCGGATACTGGTGGGCCAGCACGGCTATTTGTCGACCCCGGCCGCCTCGTTACTGATTCGTCGCTACCAGCTCGATGGCGGGATTATTCTTTCAGCCAGTCACAATCCGGGCGGGCCGGAGGGGGACTTTGGCGTCAAGTTCAATACGCACAGTGGCGGCCCCGCGCCGGAGAAAGTGACCGCCCGGATTCATCAGCTGGCCTCGAACCTGACGCAATACCGGATTGCCGAGATGGAGCCTGTGCCATTACAGGTGTGCCAGAGCTGGCAGGTGGACGACAGCCGTATCGAGGTCATCGATTCGGTGCAGGATTATGCCGATTTAATGCAACAGCTGTTTGATTTCGAGCTGATTCGTCAGCGTTTTGCCGACGGGCAATTGCGCATCGCCTATGATGCCATGCATGCCATCACCGGGCCCTATGCCCGGGAGATCTTTGTCAACCGGCTGGGCGCCGCACCGGAGTGCCTGTTAAACGCCGAACCGAAACCCGATTTTGGCGAGGCGCATCCGGATCCCAATCTGGCGCACGCCAGAGCGCTGCAGGCAATCATGAACCAGTCCAGTGGTGCGCCGGATCTGGGCGCGGCTTCCGACGGGGACGGCGATCGCAATATGATTCTCGGCCAGAGATTTTTTGTCACACCCAGTGACAGTCTCGCGATACTGGCGGCCAATGCGCAGCAGGTGCCCGGTTATCGTGAGGGAATTGTCGGTGTGGCCCGTTCCATGCCCACCAGTCGGGCAGTGGATCGGGTTGCCGCGCAGCTGGGCGTGGCCTGCTACGAGACGCCCACCGGCTGGAAATTTTTCGGTAACCTGCTGGATGACGGGCGCATCACTTTTTGCGGGGAAGAGAGCTTCGGTACCGGCTCCGCGCATATCCGTGAAAAAGACGGTCTGTGGGCGGTACTGTTCTGGTTGAATCTGCTGGCCGCGCGAGATGAATCCGTGGCGGAGATTGTCATGGCCCACTGGCAACAATACGGTCGTGACTATTACACCCGGCATGACTACGAAAATCTCGACAGCCGGATCGCCGAACAACTGGTCGCGGATTTACGGGCGCAGCTGAGCTCGTTACCGGGTCGGAATATTGACGGCTTTGTGATCACGGCCGCGGACGATTTCTGTTATAAAGACCCGGTAGACGGCAGTCTCAGCGAACACCAGGGTCTGCGTATTATTTTTGGCGAGCAGGCCCGGATTGTGGTCCGTCTGTCGGGCACCGGAACAGAAGGGGCCACCCTGCGGCTGTATGTTGAGCAGTACGAGCCGCCCGGGGGCGAGCTGATCGAGCCCACCGAGCGTTACTTGCAGCCGTTACTGGTAGTCAGTGAAAGTCTGTTGCCGATCTGTCACCAAACCGGTCGTGTCGGGCCGAATGTCATCACCTGA
- the malQ gene encoding 4-alpha-glucanotransferase — MHPLYRQRRGGVLLHPTSLPGPLPRGQICHDAYRFIEWLQQCGIGVWQMLPLGPTHQDGSPYLALSAHAGDPTLISLDWLQDRHLLPDRPAVTDFQAHQQQLEQAWKQFSHQKDKTLLSAWQAFIANESDWLEDYSLFMALREQQEQLAWHHWPTALRDRDTAALKEARESLKERIEFHQFCQFIFFQQWQDLKAYAAEHNVLLFGDMPIYVSYDSADVWARRELFTLDSQGYPQQVAGVPPDYFSDTGQRWGNPLYRWKIMEQDDFQWWQRRLQTQLELFDIVRIDHFRGLQAYWSIPAEAETAIEGHWVDAPGAKLLAALQRTFPDLPLVAEDLGMITEEVHALREKFELPGMKILQFAFDGDPDNSYLPHQHEFRSLVYTGTHDNDTTLGWYQQLDAKTQNHVRDYLGLETGRKMPWPLIRSALASVSCLAMIPMQDLLGLASEHRMNTPGTMEGNWQWRFDWEQVPTDLTRKLRHLLQLYGRL, encoded by the coding sequence ATGCATCCGTTGTACCGCCAGCGACGCGGCGGTGTCCTGCTACACCCAACCTCGCTTCCCGGCCCGCTGCCCCGGGGGCAGATCTGCCATGATGCCTATCGCTTTATTGAATGGCTGCAACAGTGCGGGATCGGTGTGTGGCAAATGCTGCCACTGGGCCCCACACACCAGGACGGTTCGCCTTATCTGGCCCTCTCGGCTCACGCCGGCGACCCGACCCTGATCAGCCTGGACTGGCTGCAGGATCGTCACCTGTTACCGGATCGTCCGGCAGTGACGGATTTTCAGGCCCATCAACAGCAACTGGAACAGGCCTGGAAACAGTTCAGTCACCAGAAAGACAAAACACTGTTATCTGCCTGGCAGGCGTTTATCGCTAACGAATCTGACTGGCTGGAGGATTACAGCCTGTTTATGGCCTTGCGTGAACAACAGGAGCAGCTTGCGTGGCACCACTGGCCGACGGCATTACGGGATCGGGACACCGCGGCACTGAAAGAGGCCCGCGAGAGCCTGAAAGAACGCATCGAATTTCATCAGTTTTGCCAGTTTATCTTTTTTCAGCAATGGCAGGATCTGAAGGCCTATGCCGCCGAGCATAATGTTTTACTGTTTGGTGACATGCCCATCTATGTCTCCTATGACAGCGCCGATGTCTGGGCCCGACGCGAACTGTTTACCCTCGACAGCCAGGGTTATCCGCAACAGGTCGCCGGCGTGCCACCGGATTATTTTTCCGACACCGGTCAGCGCTGGGGCAATCCGCTCTATCGCTGGAAAATCATGGAGCAGGACGACTTTCAATGGTGGCAACGTCGCCTGCAAACCCAGTTAGAATTATTTGATATCGTGCGCATTGATCACTTTCGCGGCCTGCAGGCCTACTGGTCGATTCCCGCCGAAGCCGAAACCGCGATCGAAGGGCACTGGGTCGACGCGCCCGGCGCAAAATTGCTTGCCGCCCTGCAAAGGACATTCCCCGATCTGCCACTGGTCGCTGAAGACCTGGGGATGATCACCGAGGAGGTCCACGCCCTGCGAGAAAAATTTGAACTGCCGGGGATGAAGATTCTGCAATTCGCCTTCGATGGCGATCCCGACAACAGCTACCTGCCCCACCAACATGAATTCCGTTCACTGGTCTATACCGGCACCCACGACAACGACACCACGCTCGGCTGGTATCAACAACTCGACGCGAAAACGCAAAATCATGTACGGGATTACCTGGGACTGGAAACAGGCCGGAAAATGCCCTGGCCGCTGATCCGCAGCGCCCTCGCCTCGGTCAGCTGCCTGGCAATGATTCCCATGCAGGATCTGCTGGGGCTGGCCAGCGAACATCGCATGAACACACCCGGAACGATGGAAGGCAACTGGCAATGGCGCTTCGACTGGGAACAGGTACCAACCGATCTCACCCGGAAACTCCGCCACTTGCTACAGTTGTACGGACGATTATGA
- a CDS encoding glycoside hydrolase family 57 protein, translating into MSAKPLNVVLYWHMHQPEYRDRRSGDYHLPWTYLHAIKDYVDMAAHLEANPAARAVVNFTPTLLEQIDDYAQQIKAFFLQGTEIHDPLLDALARPVMPGEPKQRLALIKQCLRANETRLIQRYPNYQRLAEFASWLDEHPDAIIYLHDRFLTDLLTWFHLAWLGETVRRENPQIQALIDKGINFNQHDRHTLLRLIGELCDNVIGRYRALAEQGRIELSVTPYAHPIMPLLLDIHSAREALPETSLPLADHYPGGEDRVVWHIEKGLAVFEQHFGFRPAGCWPSEGSISEATVRLLGEHGFTWLASGDTVLRNSLNASHHDSDCLHTGYRYADTTACCFFRDDGLSDLIGFDYATWHADDAVANLLHHLENIAEACREQSNPVVSIILDGENAWEFYPKNGYYFLEALYAGLVEHPDLNLTTYSAYLAQQPETVTLDRIVAGSWVYGTFSTWVGDPGKNRAWDLLVEAKRACDQQLASHEFSPEQREAILTQLAICEGSDWFWWFGDYNPAESVRDFDQLYRQQLSNLYMQLGLEPPDVLAEPISHGGGQPSAGGTMRRGQDTH; encoded by the coding sequence ATGTCCGCTAAACCACTGAACGTCGTCCTTTACTGGCATATGCATCAGCCCGAATACCGGGATCGGCGCAGTGGCGACTACCACCTGCCCTGGACCTACCTGCATGCCATCAAGGACTATGTCGACATGGCCGCGCACCTGGAAGCCAACCCGGCCGCGCGCGCCGTTGTCAACTTCACACCGACGCTGCTGGAACAGATCGACGACTATGCGCAACAAATAAAGGCGTTTTTTTTACAGGGCACGGAAATCCACGATCCCCTGCTCGATGCCCTGGCCCGTCCGGTGATGCCCGGCGAACCCAAGCAGCGTCTGGCCCTGATTAAACAGTGCCTGCGGGCCAACGAAACGCGTCTGATTCAGCGCTATCCCAACTATCAACGACTGGCCGAGTTCGCCAGCTGGCTGGATGAACACCCCGATGCCATTATCTATCTGCATGATCGCTTTTTAACCGACCTGTTGACCTGGTTTCACCTGGCCTGGCTGGGCGAAACCGTGCGCAGGGAAAATCCCCAGATTCAGGCATTAATCGACAAGGGCATCAATTTCAATCAGCATGACCGCCATACCCTGCTGCGCCTGATTGGCGAATTGTGTGACAACGTGATTGGCCGCTATCGCGCGCTGGCCGAACAGGGGCGTATCGAGTTGTCGGTCACCCCCTATGCCCATCCCATCATGCCGTTATTACTGGATATTCACTCGGCCCGTGAGGCCTTGCCCGAAACCAGCCTGCCGCTGGCGGATCACTATCCCGGCGGTGAAGATCGGGTCGTCTGGCATATCGAAAAAGGGCTGGCGGTGTTCGAACAACACTTCGGCTTTCGTCCCGCCGGCTGCTGGCCGTCGGAAGGCAGTATCAGCGAGGCGACGGTCCGCCTGCTTGGAGAGCACGGCTTTACCTGGCTGGCCAGTGGCGATACGGTGCTGCGTAACAGCCTCAACGCCAGCCACCATGACAGCGATTGTCTTCACACCGGCTACCGTTATGCCGACACCACGGCCTGCTGTTTTTTCCGCGATGATGGATTATCGGACCTGATCGGCTTTGATTACGCCACCTGGCACGCCGATGATGCGGTGGCCAATCTGCTTCATCATCTGGAGAATATCGCCGAGGCCTGTCGGGAACAGTCCAATCCGGTGGTTTCCATTATTCTGGATGGCGAAAATGCCTGGGAATTTTATCCCAAGAACGGTTATTACTTTTTAGAGGCGCTGTATGCCGGTCTGGTGGAGCACCCTGATCTCAACCTGACCACCTACAGCGCCTATCTGGCACAACAGCCCGAGACGGTCACGCTGGATCGAATCGTGGCCGGCAGCTGGGTCTACGGCACCTTCTCCACCTGGGTTGGCGATCCCGGCAAAAACCGCGCCTGGGATCTGCTGGTGGAGGCCAAACGCGCCTGTGACCAACAGCTGGCATCACACGAATTCAGCCCTGAGCAGCGCGAGGCAATCCTCACCCAGCTGGCCATTTGCGAAGGCTCCGACTGGTTCTGGTGGTTCGGCGATTACAACCCGGCCGAATCGGTACGCGATTTTGACCAACTCTATCGCCAGCAATTATCCAATCTGTATATGCAACTGGGGCTGGAACCACCGGATGTGCTGGCCGAACCGATTTCCCACGGCGGTGGCCAACCCTCCGCCGGCGGTACCATGCGCCGCGGACAGGACACCCACTGA
- a CDS encoding SUF system Fe-S cluster assembly protein encodes MSARHVVFQPQADSNGGGDAPAINSDAPLEERIIEALKTVYDPEIPVNIYELGLIYNVNLDQDNKVFVTMTLTTPGCPVAGSMPGQVEQTVKSVEGVSDAEVELVWDPPWTIDRMSDEARLTLGML; translated from the coding sequence ATGAGCGCCAGACATGTTGTATTCCAGCCCCAGGCTGATTCCAATGGTGGCGGCGATGCGCCGGCTATCAACAGTGACGCACCGCTGGAAGAACGCATCATCGAGGCCCTGAAAACGGTCTATGATCCGGAAATTCCGGTGAATATCTACGAGCTTGGTCTGATCTATAATGTCAACCTGGATCAGGACAACAAGGTTTTTGTCACCATGACCCTGACCACGCCGGGTTGCCCGGTGGCCGGCTCCATGCCGGGCCAGGTGGAACAAACGGTCAAGAGTGTGGAAGGGGTCAGCGATGCCGAAGTCGAACTGGTCTGGGATCCGCCGTGGACCATCGATCGCATGAGCGACGAAGCACGTTTGACACTGGGCATGTTGTAA
- a CDS encoding peptidylprolyl isomerase encodes MQISENKVVTIDYTLKDDTGNVLDSSQGGPGLAYLHGASNIIPGLENALAGKAQGESVNVSVQPEEAYGQRDDSMIQTVPNDMFEGTEVQVGAQYQAMTPEGQPLTITVMDIKDDGVVIDGNHPLAGQTLHFDVTIAEVREATQEELDHGHVHGPEGHEHE; translated from the coding sequence ATGCAAATCTCTGAAAACAAGGTCGTCACCATCGACTACACCCTGAAAGACGACACCGGCAACGTCCTGGACTCTTCCCAGGGTGGCCCCGGACTGGCCTATCTGCACGGCGCCAGCAATATTATCCCCGGCCTGGAAAACGCCCTGGCGGGCAAGGCTCAGGGCGAATCCGTCAACGTCAGCGTGCAGCCGGAAGAAGCCTATGGCCAGCGTGACGACAGCATGATTCAGACCGTCCCCAACGACATGTTCGAGGGCACCGAAGTCCAGGTTGGTGCCCAGTACCAGGCCATGACCCCGGAAGGCCAGCCGCTGACCATCACGGTCATGGACATCAAGGATGACGGCGTCGTCATCGACGGGAATCACCCCCTGGCGGGCCAGACCCTGCATTTCGACGTGACCATCGCCGAAGTGCGTGAAGCCACCCAGGAAGAGCTGGACCACGGCCACGTCCACGGTCCGGAAGGCCACGAGCACGAATAA